One window from the genome of Acuticoccus sp. I52.16.1 encodes:
- a CDS encoding acyl-CoA dehydrogenase family protein — translation MDLSFTPEEEAFREEVRAFLAHKLPQDIADKVKTGKTLTKDDHERWQRVLEERHWYATTWPKEAGGPGWTPVERHIFDEETAMAHAPRIVSFGVHMLGPVLLKFGTEAQKAHYLPRILDQTDWWCQGYSEPGAGSDLASLKTRAVKDGDAYVINGQKTWTTLGQHADHIFCLVRTDPDVKPQAGISFILVDMATPGIEVRPIKLIEGGHEVNEVFFTDVRVPAENLVGEENKGWTVAKYLLTHERTGIAGVGFSNEALTRLKALAREQRRGGKRLIDNPLFAARLCEIEIDLEAMKVTNLRLLYEAQKNGAPGPETSMMKIKGTVIRQALNDLSRRALGPAAAPFPSEDLEGNAALVAPEHAHAAASYFNNRKLSIFGGSNEIQRNILTKTVLGL, via the coding sequence ATGGACCTGTCCTTCACCCCCGAGGAAGAGGCGTTCCGCGAGGAAGTGCGCGCCTTCCTCGCCCACAAGCTGCCGCAGGACATCGCCGACAAGGTGAAGACCGGCAAGACCTTGACCAAGGACGACCACGAACGCTGGCAGCGGGTGCTCGAAGAGCGGCACTGGTACGCCACCACCTGGCCGAAGGAGGCAGGCGGCCCCGGCTGGACCCCGGTCGAGCGGCACATCTTCGACGAGGAGACGGCGATGGCGCACGCGCCGCGCATCGTCTCCTTCGGCGTCCACATGCTGGGCCCGGTGCTGCTGAAATTCGGCACCGAGGCGCAGAAGGCCCACTACCTGCCGCGCATCCTCGACCAGACCGACTGGTGGTGCCAGGGCTATTCCGAGCCCGGCGCCGGCTCCGACCTCGCCTCGCTCAAGACGCGCGCGGTGAAGGACGGCGACGCCTACGTCATCAACGGGCAGAAGACGTGGACGACGCTCGGCCAGCATGCCGACCACATCTTCTGCCTGGTGCGCACCGATCCGGACGTGAAGCCGCAGGCCGGCATCAGCTTCATTCTGGTGGACATGGCGACGCCGGGCATCGAGGTGCGGCCGATCAAGCTGATCGAGGGTGGGCACGAGGTGAACGAGGTGTTCTTCACCGACGTTCGCGTGCCGGCCGAAAACCTCGTCGGCGAGGAGAACAAGGGCTGGACGGTCGCCAAGTACCTCCTCACCCACGAGCGGACGGGGATCGCCGGCGTCGGCTTCTCCAACGAGGCGCTGACGCGGCTGAAGGCGCTCGCCCGCGAGCAGCGGCGCGGCGGCAAGCGGCTGATCGACAACCCGCTCTTCGCCGCTCGCCTTTGCGAGATCGAGATCGACCTCGAGGCCATGAAGGTGACCAACCTGCGGCTCCTCTACGAGGCGCAGAAGAACGGTGCACCGGGGCCGGAGACCTCGATGATGAAGATCAAGGGCACGGTGATCCGCCAGGCGCTGAACGACCTCTCGCGTCGCGCGCTGGGGCCGGCGGCGGCGCCGTTTCCCTCGGAGGATCTGGAGGGCAACGCCGCGCTGGTGGCGCCGGAACACGCGCACGCGGCGGCGAGCTACTTCAACAACCGCAAGCTCTCGATCTTCGGCGGATCCAACGAGATCCAGCGCAATATTCTGACCAAAACCGTGCTCGGGCTCTGA
- a CDS encoding 3-hydroxyacyl-CoA dehydrogenase NAD-binding domain-containing protein, which translates to MSETAVIIEREGPVGLIGFDNPPVNAASHALRVGLKEGIDAFAADAGVKVIALYGVGRSFVAGADIREFGKGRKEPLLNALITEIEALDKPVVAICHGYALGGGLELALGCHTRVAIAGLTVGFPEVDLGLLPGAGGTQRMPRLTGVTAALDLIPTGKRIKADEAVALGLFDTLTDGDPRTVAVASGQAVIDGTLATRRTCDLSVDVDPEVIAAAKAKAAAKGKLVAPMKAIEAVAAARLPIAEGLAEEVRLFQECLAHPQRAALVHAFFAERAVAKIPEKDATPREVASLAVIGGGTMGSGIATAALIAGLPVTLMEVSDEALARGRGTIEKNLAGALKRRKLTEEKHDAALARLTTTTAVDALAGADLVIEAVFEDMDVKKEIFRKLDAVMEPGAVLASNTSYLDIDAIAAETGRPADVLGLHFFSPAHIMRLLEIVVAEKTAPEVVATGFALAKRLGKVGVRAGVCDGFIGNRILSHYRKVADYLVMDGASPQEIDSALEDFGFAMGPFAVADLAGLDIGMMTRKRLAPTRDPRERYVPIADRICERGWFGRKTGQGYYLYGDREGPNPAVAGIIEEERAEAGITPREITDDEIVERYMTAMIAEGARVLEDGIAQRPVDIDAVFLFGYGFPRFRGGPMFYADTIGAAELVRRIETYAEDDAFFWRVPPLLARMAADGTTFADLDERA; encoded by the coding sequence ATGAGCGAAACCGCCGTCATCATCGAACGCGAAGGCCCGGTCGGCCTCATCGGCTTCGACAACCCGCCGGTCAACGCCGCCTCGCACGCGCTGCGCGTCGGTCTGAAGGAGGGGATCGACGCGTTCGCGGCGGATGCGGGCGTGAAGGTGATCGCGCTCTACGGCGTCGGCCGCTCGTTCGTCGCCGGGGCGGATATCCGCGAGTTCGGCAAGGGCCGCAAGGAGCCGCTGCTCAACGCGCTGATCACCGAAATCGAGGCGCTGGACAAGCCGGTCGTCGCCATCTGCCACGGCTACGCGCTGGGCGGCGGGCTGGAGCTGGCACTCGGCTGCCACACGCGGGTCGCCATCGCCGGGCTGACGGTCGGCTTTCCGGAGGTGGACCTCGGGCTCCTTCCGGGCGCGGGCGGCACGCAGCGCATGCCGCGCCTCACCGGCGTCACCGCCGCGCTCGACCTGATCCCGACCGGCAAGCGCATCAAGGCCGACGAGGCGGTCGCGCTCGGCCTCTTCGACACGCTGACCGACGGCGACCCGCGTACCGTCGCCGTCGCCTCCGGCCAGGCCGTCATCGACGGCACGCTGGCGACGCGCCGCACCTGCGACCTGTCGGTCGACGTCGACCCGGAGGTGATCGCCGCGGCGAAGGCCAAGGCGGCGGCGAAGGGCAAACTCGTCGCGCCGATGAAGGCGATCGAGGCGGTCGCCGCCGCCCGCCTTCCCATCGCCGAGGGCCTCGCCGAGGAGGTGCGGCTCTTCCAGGAATGCCTCGCCCACCCGCAGCGCGCCGCCCTCGTCCACGCCTTCTTCGCCGAGCGCGCGGTCGCCAAGATCCCCGAGAAGGACGCAACGCCGCGCGAGGTGGCGAGCCTCGCGGTGATCGGCGGCGGCACGATGGGTTCCGGCATCGCCACCGCCGCGCTGATCGCGGGCCTGCCGGTCACGCTGATGGAGGTCAGCGACGAGGCGCTGGCGCGCGGCCGCGGCACCATCGAGAAGAACCTCGCCGGCGCGCTGAAGCGGCGCAAGCTGACCGAGGAGAAGCATGATGCCGCCCTCGCCCGGCTGACCACCACGACCGCGGTCGACGCCCTCGCCGGCGCCGACCTCGTGATCGAGGCCGTGTTCGAGGACATGGACGTCAAGAAGGAGATCTTCCGCAAGCTCGACGCCGTGATGGAGCCGGGCGCGGTCCTCGCGTCGAACACGTCCTACCTCGACATCGACGCCATCGCCGCCGAGACCGGGCGGCCGGCGGACGTCCTCGGCCTGCACTTCTTCTCGCCCGCGCACATCATGCGCCTCCTCGAGATCGTCGTCGCCGAGAAGACCGCGCCGGAGGTGGTCGCCACCGGCTTCGCGCTGGCCAAGCGGCTCGGCAAGGTCGGCGTGCGGGCGGGGGTGTGCGACGGGTTCATCGGCAACCGCATCCTGTCACACTATCGCAAGGTGGCGGACTATCTGGTGATGGACGGCGCCAGTCCGCAGGAGATCGACTCCGCGCTGGAGGACTTCGGCTTCGCGATGGGCCCCTTCGCGGTCGCCGACCTCGCCGGCCTCGACATCGGCATGATGACGCGCAAGCGCCTCGCCCCGACGCGCGACCCGCGCGAGCGCTACGTTCCCATCGCCGACCGCATCTGCGAGCGCGGCTGGTTCGGGCGCAAGACCGGCCAGGGCTACTACCTCTACGGCGACCGCGAGGGGCCCAACCCGGCCGTCGCCGGCATCATCGAAGAGGAGCGTGCCGAGGCCGGCATCACCCCCCGCGAGATCACCGACGACGAGATCGTCGAGCGGTACATGACCGCGATGATCGCGGAAGGGGCGCGCGTGCTGGAGGATGGCATCGCGCAGCGGCCGGTCGACATCGATGCGGTCTTCCTGTTCGGCTACGGCTTCCCGCGCTTCCGCGGCGGGCCGATGTTCTATGCCGACACCATCGGCGCCGCGGAGCTCGTCCGCCGGATCGAGACCTACGCCGAGGACGACGCCTTCTTCTGGCGCGTGCCCCCGCTGCTGGCCCGGATGGCCGCCGACGGGACGACGTTCGCCGACCTCGACGAAAGGGCCTGA
- a CDS encoding TRAP transporter fused permease subunit: MTSASPPGDPASGPTAPPPADIGPIDPTETFHGAARLVMLVATVSGVALVVYQLFNFKFLGVIIEGRYLYALGGLFLAIAFVVFRGDGFKGGKVPLVDWALVAASVATGLYLVATAGQNLSEAWEFAAPPVAQWVAVVFVVLVVEATRRAGGWVLFTIVSIFALYPMFASYVPDPFSGFQSPPLEAIAYHVYSSESAFGIPMKAFGGLVIGFIVFGAVLQRTGGGQFFNDLAMALVGQYRGGAAKVSIFASGFMGSMSGSVISNVLTTGAVSIPAMKKTGFSANTAAATEACASTGGVLMPPIMGATAFVMASFLSRPYVDIAVAAAIPSLLFYFGLFTQIDAYSARRGLKGIPRPDLPRLAATLREGWLYIGVFALLIFMMLVLRMETAAPFYSTLLLLVVNQILPKHRLSWEGMKNLIVGVGAALAELVAILLGVGLIVGAFSATGLAGTLVNELVFIAGDNTFVLLLMGAATAFVFGMGMTVTACYIFLAVVLAPALEQGGLNVLAVHLFILYWGMVSYITPPVALGAFTAATLAKGNAMKAGLEAMRLGSVIYIIPFFFVLNPALIGEGSTVDVIVTLITALVGVAFISMALQGYVSFAGPLLGLDGAAMRLLLFVGGLFFAVPAIPALGLGHIELSAIGLALSILPILRARQAGHLRRAIA; encoded by the coding sequence TTGACCAGCGCCTCCCCTCCCGGCGACCCCGCATCCGGCCCCACTGCCCCGCCGCCGGCCGACATCGGTCCGATCGACCCGACCGAGACCTTCCACGGCGCGGCGCGCCTGGTGATGCTGGTCGCCACCGTCTCGGGCGTGGCGCTGGTGGTCTACCAGCTCTTCAACTTCAAATTCCTCGGCGTCATCATCGAGGGGCGCTACCTCTACGCGCTCGGCGGCCTCTTCCTCGCCATCGCCTTCGTCGTCTTCCGGGGAGACGGCTTCAAGGGCGGTAAGGTGCCGCTCGTCGACTGGGCGCTCGTCGCCGCGAGCGTCGCCACGGGCCTCTACCTCGTCGCCACCGCCGGCCAGAACCTGTCCGAGGCGTGGGAGTTCGCCGCGCCCCCGGTGGCGCAGTGGGTGGCGGTGGTCTTCGTGGTGCTGGTGGTGGAGGCGACGCGGCGCGCGGGCGGCTGGGTGCTCTTCACCATCGTCAGCATCTTCGCGCTCTACCCGATGTTCGCGTCCTACGTGCCGGACCCGTTCTCCGGCTTCCAGAGCCCGCCGCTGGAGGCGATCGCCTACCACGTCTATTCGTCGGAGAGCGCGTTCGGCATCCCGATGAAGGCGTTCGGCGGGCTCGTCATCGGCTTCATCGTGTTCGGCGCGGTGCTGCAACGCACCGGCGGCGGGCAGTTCTTCAACGACCTCGCGATGGCGCTGGTCGGCCAGTACCGCGGCGGCGCCGCCAAGGTCTCGATCTTCGCTTCGGGTTTCATGGGGTCGATGTCGGGTTCGGTGATCTCCAACGTTCTGACCACCGGCGCCGTCTCCATCCCGGCCATGAAGAAGACCGGCTTCTCGGCCAACACCGCCGCCGCCACGGAGGCGTGCGCGTCCACCGGCGGGGTGCTGATGCCGCCGATCATGGGCGCCACCGCCTTCGTCATGGCCTCGTTCCTGTCACGCCCCTACGTCGACATCGCGGTCGCGGCGGCCATCCCCTCACTCCTCTTTTATTTCGGCCTCTTCACGCAGATCGACGCCTACTCCGCGCGCCGCGGCCTCAAGGGCATCCCGCGTCCGGACCTGCCGCGCCTCGCCGCGACGCTGCGCGAGGGCTGGCTCTATATCGGCGTCTTCGCGCTGCTCATCTTCATGATGCTGGTGCTGCGGATGGAGACGGCGGCCCCCTTCTATTCCACGCTGCTGCTCCTGGTGGTGAACCAGATCCTCCCCAAGCACCGGCTCTCGTGGGAGGGGATGAAGAACCTCATCGTCGGCGTCGGCGCGGCGCTCGCCGAGCTGGTCGCGATCCTGCTCGGCGTCGGTCTCATAGTCGGCGCCTTCTCGGCGACGGGCCTCGCCGGAACGCTCGTCAACGAGCTGGTCTTCATCGCCGGCGACAACACCTTCGTGCTGCTCCTGATGGGCGCGGCCACCGCCTTCGTCTTCGGCATGGGGATGACGGTGACGGCCTGCTACATCTTCCTCGCCGTCGTGCTGGCGCCGGCGCTGGAGCAGGGCGGGCTTAACGTCCTCGCCGTGCACCTCTTCATCCTCTACTGGGGCATGGTCAGCTACATCACCCCGCCGGTGGCGCTCGGCGCCTTCACCGCCGCGACGCTCGCCAAGGGCAACGCCATGAAGGCGGGGCTGGAGGCGATGCGCCTCGGCAGCGTCATCTACATCATCCCGTTCTTCTTCGTCCTCAACCCGGCCCTGATCGGCGAGGGCTCGACGGTCGACGTGATCGTCACGCTGATCACGGCGTTGGTGGGCGTGGCGTTTATTTCCATGGCATTACAGGGATATGTGAGTTTCGCCGGTCCCCTGCTCGGGCTCGACGGCGCGGCGATGCGGCTCCTGCTCTTCGTGGGCGGGCTGTTCTTCGCGGTGCCGGCGATCCCGGCGCTCGGGCTCGGCCATATCGAGCTGTCGGCGATCGGGCTGGCGCTCTCCATCCTGCCGATCCTGCGCGCGCGGCAGGCCGGGCACCTGCGCCGGGCGATCGCGTGA